In Catenulispora sp. GP43, the genomic window GATCGGCTACTCGTACACCATCGGGACCGGCGGCAGTTCCGTGCTGGCGATGGTGCGCGACCACCTGCTGCCCCGGCTCGTCGGCGCCGACGCCACGCTGGTGGAGCAGGTGTGGCGCGACCTGTTCGCCTCCACGCGCGCCACGACGGTCGGCGCCATCACCTCCCTGGCCCTGGCCGCCGTGGACACCGCTTTGTGGGACCTGCGGTGCAAGCGGGCCGGCGAGCCGCTGTGGCGCCTGGCCGGAGGCTTCCGTCAGGCCGTCCCCCTGTACGACACCGAAGGCGGCTGGCTGCACCTGTCGGCCGGGGAACTCGTGCGCGGCGCGCTGGCCTCGCAGGCCGCGGGCTGGCCCGGGGTGAAGCTCAAGGTCGGCAAGCCGCGCCTGGAGGAGGACGTCGAGCGGCTGCGGGCGGTGCGCGAGGCGGTCGGGCCGGGCCTGGACATCATGGTGGACGCGAACCAGTCCATGACCTGCGCCGAGGCCCGTCGGCGCGCCGCGGCCCTGGAACCCCTCGGCCTGTCCTGGTTCGAGGAGCCACTGCCGGCCGACGACGTCGCGGGGCACGAGGCACTGGCGCGCTCGACGACCATCCCGGTCGCGGTGGGGGAGTCGATGTACTCGGTCTCGCAGTTCCGCGAGTACCTGCAGCGCGGCGCGGCCGCGATCGTGCAGGCGGACGTCGCGCGCGTCGGCGGCATCACGCCCTGGCTGAAGATCGCCCACCTGGCCGAGGCCTTCAACGTGGACGTGTGCCCGCACTTCCTGATGGAGCTGCACGTCAGCCTGGTGGCCGCCATCCCGAACGGCCGGTACGTGGAGCACATCCCGCAGCTGCGGGCGATCACCCGGAGCCAGATGCGGATCGAGGACGGGCACGCGGTCGCGCCGGATGCTCCGGGGCTGGGGATCGACTGGGATTTCGATGCCATCGACGATCGGCGGGTGGCCTGAGTCGATCGGAACCGGGTTTCGTCGGTACGTCGGCACGCCGGTACGTCGGCACGTCGAGCTCGCCGCGCAGCGTCCGGTCTCCCGGATCACCGTCGCCGAGCTGGCCGGGCGCGCCGGGATCACGCGGGCCACGTTCTACAACCGCTACGGCAGCCCGCTGGACCTGCTCGTCCAGGTGCTCTCCGCGGACCTGGAGCGGGGTCACCGCAGGGAGCAGGAGCTGCGGGACCTGGGCGGGTACACCGGCGCGCAGATGCTGCGCCTGGCCACCGCCGAGGTCGTCGACCACGTCGAGCGGTTCGCGGCCGTGTACCGGCAGGCCATGCCGGACCCGGCGGACCGCGGCGTGTACGAGGCGCTGGTCCGCCACTTCGCCGACTACACGCTGGCCTTCATCGCGCGGTCGGCGCATCCGGCCGCCCCGCGCGCGAACCCCAAGACCGTCGCCTCGTTCCTGGCGCACGGATTCGCCGGGGCCATCGAGGCCTGGCTCGCCGACGGCGCCGCGACGAAGGAGGATCTCATCGACGCGGCGGTGGCGTGCGCACCGGAGTGGTGGGGTTCGGATGACAACAGCCACTGAGGGGGAGTATCGAACCTGTGCCATCCCACGACGCCCAGGCTGATCTGGAACTGGCCCATCAGCTGGCGGACCATGCCGACGCCATCGCCGCAGGCCATTTCAGCCCCGGCGGCGTCGCCTGGCGGGCCAAGGCCGACGGCAGTCCGGTCACCGCCGCCGACTGCGAGATCGAGCAGGCCATCCGCACGCTGATCAAGCAGGCCCGGCCTGGTGACGCCTTCCTCGGCGAGGAGTCCGGCGGCCACGGCGACGCCCGCCGCCGGTGGATCGTCGACGCCATCGACGGCACCGCCAGCTTCGCGGCCGGCGAGGCGGAATGGGGCACGCTGATCGCGCTGGCCGACGGCGGTGCCGTCCGGCTCGGCGTGGTCACCGCGGCGGAGTGCGGCAGGCGATGGTGGGCCGCGCGTGGATCAGGGGCCTGGGTCGCCGGCCTGCCGAGGGTATCGGCCGCGCCGGCCGCCCGGCTCGCCGTCACCGCGGCGGCCGAACTCGGTGACGCCACGATCGGCATCTGGCCGCCGCCGGCACGTCTGAACCCGCGCGACCGGCGACTCGCCGCCGAGCTGGCCGCCCGGGCCCGGACCACCGTCCCGGCGGTGGACTGGCATGACACGACCCCGTCGGCGGCCGTGCGCAAGCCGTCCACCGGATCCGGGACCTGCCATGGCGCCCTGCTTGTGGCCACCGGCCAGATCGATGCGTTCCTGCTCCTGGGGGCGGGCCCTTGGGACGTCGCCGCGCTCGTCCCGATCGTCGAGGAGGCCGGCGGCGCGTACAGTGACTTGTCGGACGGCCGCAGCGGCGACGCCCAGAACACCCAGAACGCGCAGACCGCGCTGTTCTCGGCTTCGGCCCTTCATCAGCAGATTCTGGACGTGGTCGCCGACGGTGCGGAGTGAACCCCCGCAACGCGAAGGCCGTCGAGCATCCCGGCGCCATCATCCCGACACGCACCGTGCGGCCGGCGCGCTGTTGAACGCCGACCTCCCGCCCGAGGCCCGCCGACGGCTCGCCGAGCTGCACCGCCGCACCACCGAACCGCTCGTGGCCGCGGTCCGCGATCTGGGGGTTCCTGAACCCGACCTGACCGCGCGCCTGCTCGGCGGTCTGCTCTCGGCCGCGATGGCCGCCGTCGAGCCCGGTGCGGACCCGCGGCAGACCGGGGAGCGGGTCAAGGCCCTGATCGGTGGCCCGGTGACGCACGCGCCGCACCCGAGTGTGTGCGGAAAGTATAGCGCGAACAATTACCCTGATCCATGTCCGATACCGGACAATACCCTGTGACCTGCGCCCGGTGGCAGGAACCCGTCACATCGGCGCGAATATAAGAATCCTGAGATATTATCCTTATCGCACCAGTTTGACGTGCGGCGCAGGTCCTCACAGCGGAGGACTCTGTGCCCGACGGGTGAACATGGGGGACGAGGATGGTTGAGGACTTCTTCCCGAACCACGACGCTCCGGTCCGGCAGCTCGCCGGAGTCCCGACCGGACCGATCGGACCGATCGCACCGACCGGACCACCGCGGGTACGCGCCAGGGTGAAGATTCCCCTGGAGGTCTGCCCCGGCGTGATCGCCGCCGCGGAGGTCATCACCTTCGACGGCCTCAGCGACGGCGGCGAGCACCTGATGGTGGTCTTCGGCGACGCGCTGTCCCAGACCAGGCCGCTGGTCCGGCTCCACTCGGAGTGCCTGACCGGGGACGTGCTGGGGTCGCGGCGCTGCGACTGCGGGCCGCAGCTGCGCGAGGCGACGCTGCTCATGCAGGACACCGGCGGCCTGCTGCTCTACCTGCGCCAGGAAGGGCGCGGCATCGGCCTGTACAACAAGATCGACGCGTACGTCCTGCAGGACGCCGGGATGGACACCTTCGAGGCCAACCGCGCCCTGAACTTCGGCGACGACCAGCGCACCTACGCCGTGGCGGCGCAGATGCTCATCGCCCTGGACCTGCGGGAGGTCGACATCCTGTCGAACAATCCCGAGAAGGTCAGGCAGCTGCGGGCCGCCGGGGTGCGCGTCCACCGGCAGCGTCTCACCGAGGTTCACGTCACCGAGGCCAACCGCCGTTATCTCACCGCGAAGGTCGAGTACGCCGGACACGCGATCAGCATCGACCGGGCAATCGACCGGGCAGGAGGGTGAAACGTGATCAGCCACAAGAGCCCCATCAGCGGCATCGCCGCCTATCAGGACAAGTACGTCGCCACCGCCGGCTACGACAACCAGGTGATCCTGTGGGATCAGGCCACTGAGCAGCCGGTCACCCGCGTCCTGCACGACCATCTGGCCAACCAGTGCGCGTTCAGTCCCGACGGCACGCTGCTGGTGACCTCCTCCAGTGACTACACGGCCCGGCTCTGGTCGGTCCCGGACCTGCGGCTGCGCGCCGTGCTCAACGACCAGACCGACGACGTCGAGATGTCGGCCTTCCACCCGAGCCGGGAACTGGTCGCCACCGCCTCGCGCGACCACGGGCTGCGGGTCTACGACTTCGCCGGGAACCTGGTGCACCGGTGCGCCGGCCACACCGCGGACGTCATCTCGGTGGACTTCTCCCGCGACGGCGAGCAGGTCGTCACCTCCAGCGACGACGGGACCGTGAAGCGCTGGTCGGCGGCCACCGGCGAGCTGATCGAGGACATCGACCTCGGCGGCGTCGAGACCGACACCGTCGTCTTCGGCTCCGACGGCACCATCTACGCCGGCAACGACGAGGGCCGGATCATCGCGATCAGCGGCCGGCGGCGCACCGAGGTCCGGGGCCACGACGCCGGGATCAAGCGCCTGGTGCTCGACGACGACCGGAACCTGCTGGTCAGCCTGAGCTACGACCGCAAGCTGATCCTCTGGGACACCAGCGGCGAGCAGCCGCGCAGCGTCGGGCAGTCCGACATCCCGGACGACGTCTGGCCCCGCTCGTGCGCGTTCGCCGCCGGATCCACCCTGGTGTTCGGGACGTTCGGGGCCACCTACCGGACGTACGACTACGAGAAGGACGCCTGGAAGAGCGGCGAGGTCCCGCCGACCCCCGGCGTCAACGCCGTCTGCGCCCACGACGGCGGCGTCCTGACCGTCGGCGACGCCGGCATAGTGCTGCGCGACGGCGTCGCGCAGGCGTCGATGGGCAGCCTGTGCAACTTCCTCACCCCGCTCAGCTCCGTGGTCGTCACCGGCGGCCAGCTCGGCCGGCTCATGGACGCCGGCACCGGACGGCTGCTGCACCAGCACCGCTCGCCGCTGAACTGCGGTGTCGCCTTCGTGGTGGACGGGGTCGAGCACCTGCTCGTCGGCGCCTACACCGGGGAGGGCCTGGTGTTCCGGCTCGACCCGGACGGCGTGCTGCGGCACGTCGCGGACCTGCCGCTGCACGCCAACGCGGTCAAGGGCGTGGCCGTCTCCGGCGATCTGCTCTTCTCGGTGTGCGCCGACACCTCAGTGGCCTGGCACGACACCCGGACCCTGGAGCCGGTGCACCGGATCGAGCAGGCGCACGGCCGGATCGCCAACGGCTGCGTCGGCCTGGACGCCGGCCGGTTCGCCAGCGTCGGCCGCGACCTGCGGCTGCGCATCTGGGAGCCGGACTTCACCGCGGCCGTCGTGCCCACGGCGCACCCGAACTCCATCAAGTGCGTCACCGCCGACGACACCGGCCGGCTGGTGGCGACCGGCTCCTACCACGGGCACGTCAAGGTGTACGACCGCCGGAGCCGGACCTGGACCGGCCAGGAGCGGCCGACGACCTCCGGCATCTCCTCCCTGGCCTACGACGCCGGCCGGCGGCTGTTCCTGGCCGGCTCCTACGACGGCTCGGTCTACGAGATCGCCGGGGAGGCGAGGTGACCACCGCTTCGCAGCCGGTTCTGAAGGACCCGAACAAGCTCGGCGACCGGGCGGCCATGGGCCTGCCCGCCTCGCTCGTGGAGCGGCTGCCCCACGACCTGTTCTCTCAGCACCTGGACTTGTTCCAGCTCCCGGCCGAGCACCTGGCGATCGTCTGCGCGAGCCGGACGCAGGAGTTCGACCGGCGCTACGCCGCCGGCACGATCCTGGCGCTGGCCGGCGATCCGCGCATCCGTCCCGACGATCCCGAGCTGGTCGCCGTCCCGGCCGCCCGGGTGCCGATCGGCCTGCCGCCGGAGCAGGTCCGCACGGTCGTGGACCGGTGGTCCGATGTCGGGGTCGTGGACTCCTGGATCCAGAAGGAGTGCCCCAGGCACGAGGTCCAGATCGACGCCTTCCGAATCATGCGCTATCCGGTGACGAACCTGGAGTACCGGGCCTTCCTGGTCGACACCGGCCTGGACGTCCTGCCCACCTCGTGGGAACTCGGCTGCTACCCCGCGCACCGGGCGAACCATCCGGTCTGGACGGTGCGGCCCGAGCACGCCGACGCCTACGCCGCGTGGCTCGCCGCGCGCACCGGCCGCCGGTTCCGGCTGCCCACCGAAGCCGAGTGGGAGTACGCGGCCGGCGGCGGTAAGGCAGACCACGAGTATCCGTGGGGCGAGCAGTTCCGGCCGGACTGCGCGAACACCGTCGAATCCGGTCCCCTGACGACCACCCCGGTCGGGATCTACCCGGCGGGCCGCAGCCCGTTCGGCGCGGACGACATGGCCGGCAACGTCGAGGAGTTCGTCGCCGACGACTACCGGCCCTACCCCGGCGGCGTGTCCGTCGCCGACGACCTGCTGGCCACGGCCGAGGCCTACCGGGTGGCCCGCGGCGGCAGCTTCACCCGCTTCGGGGACCTGGCCCGCTGTACACGACGCCACGGCTGGTTCGACCGGCGCATCTACGCCATCGGATTCCGCCTGGTCGAGGAGGTGGACTCATGACCGCTCAGACCGGCCCCGGGCTCGTCGACGAGTCGGCCCCGGCAGGTGACCAGCTTCAGCTGCCGTTCCGCGCGGCCGACCCGGCCGACGTCCTGGACTTCGCCGAGGTCCACCGCCGCCACCCCGTGCTGGCCGACTTCCGGGCCCGGCTCGGCGCCACCGCGCTGAAGGAGGTGCCCTCCGTCGAGGGCGGCGCGCGGATCCTGGCCAAGTGCGAGTGGGAGAACCCGGTCGGCTCGATCAAGGACCGGATCGCCTACGCCCTGATGGCCGACGCGCTGCGGACCCACGGCGACGGCGACCCGGAAGAGCTGCGCCTGGTCGCGTACTCCGGCGGGGATTTGGCCGAGGCCATGTCCTTCCTGGGGATGCGGACCGGGGTCAAGACCAGGTTCGTGCTCGGATCCTTCGTCCCGAAGAGCCTGATCGACACTCTGGAGAGCCGCGGCTCCCTGGTCGACCTCGTCCCCAAGGAACAGGGGTTCCTGCGGGTCATCCGCAGGTCGCAACGCATCGCCGCCGAGGAGCCCGGCTGGACCCTGGTCTTCCAGCACAGCAACCCGGTCAACGTCGCGATGCACGAGCAGACCACCGGGGCCGAGATCGTCACCCAGCTCGGAGAACGCCGGCCGGATCTGTGGATCGCCTCCATCGGCAGCGGCGGCACCCTGGTCGGCGTGCTCCGGGCGCTGCGCAAGCGGTTCCCCGGGGTCCGGGCCGTCGGCGTCACACCGGAAGAGGCGCCGTACGGGAATCCCGAGGAACCCACCGGCAAACCGACCTACGAGGGCTCCGGCGGCCACGGCTTCGGGATCCGGCAGCCGTTCGTCAAAGCGCACGACGAGTGGATCCACGAACACCGCCACGTGCCGACCCGGCGCGCGTTCGACGCCATGGGAGAGTTCTTCGACGCCACTGGGATGCGCATCGGGAGCTCCGCCGCGGCCAACTGGCTGATCGCCAAGGAGTACGCGGCGCAGATGTCGCCGATGGCGGTCATCGTCACCGTCTTCCCGTGCGCGGGCACCCCCGAGCAGTGGGTGGAGCTCGGCCGGTGAAGGCGCTGCGCAAGGCCGTCATGGGCGCGCGCGAATGCCTGGAGCGCATGCGCGAGGACGTGGCGGTGGTGGTGGAGCGCGACCCGTCGGTGCACAGCACCGCCGAGGCGATGCTGTCCCCGCACCTGGTCGCCCTGTGGACCTACCGCGTCGCGCACGAGGTCCACGGATCCGGGCGGCCGGCTCTGGCGCGGATGATCTCCCTGGTCGGCCGGGGGCTGTCCGGGGGGATCGAGATCCATCCCGGCGCGCGGATCGGCCGCAGGCTGTTCATCGACCACGGCTGCGGCACGGTGATCGGGGAGACGGCGGTCATCGGGGACGATGTGACGCTCTACCACCAGGTCAC contains:
- a CDS encoding mandelate racemase/muconate lactonizing enzyme family protein, with the translated sequence MTITIVEAAAWLTDLEVETVRTDAVQAFLKQETIFVSVTTDDGNTGIGYSYTIGTGGSSVLAMVRDHLLPRLVGADATLVEQVWRDLFASTRATTVGAITSLALAAVDTALWDLRCKRAGEPLWRLAGGFRQAVPLYDTEGGWLHLSAGELVRGALASQAAGWPGVKLKVGKPRLEEDVERLRAVREAVGPGLDIMVDANQSMTCAEARRRAAALEPLGLSWFEEPLPADDVAGHEALARSTTIPVAVGESMYSVSQFREYLQRGAAAIVQADVARVGGITPWLKIAHLAEAFNVDVCPHFLMELHVSLVAAIPNGRYVEHIPQLRAITRSQMRIEDGHAVAPDAPGLGIDWDFDAIDDRRVA
- a CDS encoding TetR/AcrR family transcriptional regulator; the encoded protein is MPSTIGGWPESIGTGFRRYVGTPVRRHVELAAQRPVSRITVAELAGRAGITRATFYNRYGSPLDLLVQVLSADLERGHRREQELRDLGGYTGAQMLRLATAEVVDHVERFAAVYRQAMPDPADRGVYEALVRHFADYTLAFIARSAHPAAPRANPKTVASFLAHGFAGAIEAWLADGAATKEDLIDAAVACAPEWWGSDDNSH
- a CDS encoding inositol monophosphatase translates to MPSHDAQADLELAHQLADHADAIAAGHFSPGGVAWRAKADGSPVTAADCEIEQAIRTLIKQARPGDAFLGEESGGHGDARRRWIVDAIDGTASFAAGEAEWGTLIALADGGAVRLGVVTAAECGRRWWAARGSGAWVAGLPRVSAAPAARLAVTAAAELGDATIGIWPPPARLNPRDRRLAAELAARARTTVPAVDWHDTTPSAAVRKPSTGSGTCHGALLVATGQIDAFLLLGAGPWDVAALVPIVEEAGGAYSDLSDGRSGDAQNTQNAQTALFSASALHQQILDVVADGAE
- the ribA gene encoding GTP cyclohydrolase II, yielding MVEDFFPNHDAPVRQLAGVPTGPIGPIAPTGPPRVRARVKIPLEVCPGVIAAAEVITFDGLSDGGEHLMVVFGDALSQTRPLVRLHSECLTGDVLGSRRCDCGPQLREATLLMQDTGGLLLYLRQEGRGIGLYNKIDAYVLQDAGMDTFEANRALNFGDDQRTYAVAAQMLIALDLREVDILSNNPEKVRQLRAAGVRVHRQRLTEVHVTEANRRYLTAKVEYAGHAISIDRAIDRAGG
- a CDS encoding formylglycine-generating enzyme family protein yields the protein MGLPASLVERLPHDLFSQHLDLFQLPAEHLAIVCASRTQEFDRRYAAGTILALAGDPRIRPDDPELVAVPAARVPIGLPPEQVRTVVDRWSDVGVVDSWIQKECPRHEVQIDAFRIMRYPVTNLEYRAFLVDTGLDVLPTSWELGCYPAHRANHPVWTVRPEHADAYAAWLAARTGRRFRLPTEAEWEYAAGGGKADHEYPWGEQFRPDCANTVESGPLTTTPVGIYPAGRSPFGADDMAGNVEEFVADDYRPYPGGVSVADDLLATAEAYRVARGGSFTRFGDLARCTRRHGWFDRRIYAIGFRLVEEVDS
- a CDS encoding pyridoxal-phosphate dependent enzyme, whose protein sequence is MTAQTGPGLVDESAPAGDQLQLPFRAADPADVLDFAEVHRRHPVLADFRARLGATALKEVPSVEGGARILAKCEWENPVGSIKDRIAYALMADALRTHGDGDPEELRLVAYSGGDLAEAMSFLGMRTGVKTRFVLGSFVPKSLIDTLESRGSLVDLVPKEQGFLRVIRRSQRIAAEEPGWTLVFQHSNPVNVAMHEQTTGAEIVTQLGERRPDLWIASIGSGGTLVGVLRALRKRFPGVRAVGVTPEEAPYGNPEEPTGKPTYEGSGGHGFGIRQPFVKAHDEWIHEHRHVPTRRAFDAMGEFFDATGMRIGSSAAANWLIAKEYAAQMSPMAVIVTVFPCAGTPEQWVELGR
- the epsC gene encoding serine O-acetyltransferase EpsC, which gives rise to MKALRKAVMGARECLERMREDVAVVVERDPSVHSTAEAMLSPHLVALWTYRVAHEVHGSGRPALARMISLVGRGLSGGIEIHPGARIGRRLFIDHGCGTVIGETAVIGDDVTLYHQVTLGALGWRRDNRRPPGQRRHPALGSDVVVGANSVILGPVDIGDGARIGAKAYVLDDVPAGALVSAVRSQIGQRPGHVLRANGRATSSREGTV